From a region of the Haematobia irritans isolate KBUSLIRL chromosome 4, ASM5000362v1, whole genome shotgun sequence genome:
- the LOC142234639 gene encoding MIT domain-containing protein 1 isoform X1 → MNAKDILIKAVQCDKAGRILEAQQLYQDGIQILMDVVADETDAAKKKAYYERIKEYIDRAEQIKIRVQKLAETGEIEANIPIDDNSTGHSYKSLFGKYLNDKVKEILIDEPYLNERYQYQNFVAFVELAVKQCIQLTYIRLITKPHPNDTQAQAAIFKQIKDDLLRRNITLDIKFEQTLHDRKIILSNGYIIKIGRGLHIFKPINPLYSLGLCDYDFRKCLQTDVDIWRTKNLS, encoded by the exons ATGaatgctaaagacattttaattaaagccGTCCAATGTGACAAAGCTGGACGTATCCTAGAAGCACAGCAACTGTATCAAGATGGCATACAAATCTTAATGGACGTTGTGGCTG ATGAAACGGACGCGGCCAAAAAGAAAGCGTATTACGAACGTATTAAGGAATACATTGATCGGGCggaacaaataaaaattcgcGTTCAAAAGCTAGCAGAAACTGGAGAAATTGAGGCAAACATTCCCATCGATGACAACTCAACTGGCCATAGTTACAAAAGCCTTTTTGGCAAATACCTAAATGACAAAGTCAAGGAAATTCTAATAGATGAACCCTATCTCAATGAAAGATATCAG tacCAGAATTTTGTAGCTTTCGTTGAACTAGCGGTAAAGCAATGCATACAACTGACGTACATAAGACTGATTACCAAGCCACATCCAAATGATACACAGGCCCAGGCGGCTATATTCAAGCAAATAAAAGATGATTTATTGCGAAGGAATATAACGTTGGatattaaatttgaacaaactttGCATGATCGTAAAATAAT TCTAAGTAATGgctatattattaaaattggtCGAGGATTACATATCTTCAAGCCCATTAATCCATTATATTCATTGGGTCTATGTGATTATGACTTTCGTAAATGTCTACAAACGGATGTCGATATTTGGCGTACAAAAAATTTATCCTAG
- the LOC142234639 gene encoding MIT domain-containing protein 1 isoform X2, with product MDVKQILIQAVHCDKAGRILEAQLLYQDGIEILKGIVADEPDAAKKKLYCERTKEYIDREKQIKVRVQKLLQTGEIDANIPIRENSTGHSYKNLFGKYFNNQVKEILIDEPHLFKRFQYQNFVAFVELAVKQCIQLTYIRLITKPHPNDTQAQAAIFKQIKDDLLRRNITLDIKFEQTLHDRKIILSNGYIIKIGRGLHIFKPINPLYSLGLCDYDFRKCLQTDVDIWRTKNLS from the exons atggatgtaaaacaaattttaattcaagccGTCCATTGTGACAAAGCTGGACGTATATTAGAGGCGCAGCTACTCTATCAAGATGGCATAGAAATATTAAAGGGCATAGTGGCTG ACGAACCCGATGCGGCCAAGAAGAAATTGTATTGTGAACGTACAAAAGAATATATTGATCGGGAGAAACAAATCAAAGTTCGTGTTCAAAAACTATTACAAACCGGAGAAATAGATGCTAACATACCCATAAGAGAAAATTCAACTGGTCATTCTTACAAAAACCTTTTTGGAAAGTACTTCAATAACCAAGTCAAAGAAATTCTTATTGATGAACCGCATCTCTTTAAAAGGTTTCAG tacCAGAATTTTGTAGCTTTCGTTGAACTAGCGGTAAAGCAATGCATACAACTGACGTACATAAGACTGATTACCAAGCCACATCCAAATGATACACAGGCCCAGGCGGCTATATTCAAGCAAATAAAAGATGATTTATTGCGAAGGAATATAACGTTGGatattaaatttgaacaaactttGCATGATCGTAAAATAAT TCTAAGTAATGgctatattattaaaattggtCGAGGATTACATATCTTCAAGCCCATTAATCCATTATATTCATTGGGTCTATGTGATTATGACTTTCGTAAATGTCTACAAACGGATGTCGATATTTGGCGTACAAAAAATTTATCCTAG